From a single Paenibacillus thermoaerophilus genomic region:
- a CDS encoding Hsp20/alpha crystallin family protein — MALIPYEPFRHLENVRRELDRFWSNDFSPFDAGFAKGFGHIHTDVYETENEVVATCDIPGLEKKEDVHIEVDRNRLTVSGTVNRVNEVKEEHMHRQERFVGRFHRSISLPADVSSEGVTASYRNGVLEVRMPKLKGDSKKRIDVQFH, encoded by the coding sequence ATGGCGCTCATACCTTATGAGCCGTTTCGACATTTGGAGAATGTGAGAAGGGAGCTGGACCGGTTTTGGTCCAACGATTTCTCCCCGTTTGACGCCGGATTTGCCAAAGGGTTCGGGCATATCCACACGGATGTGTACGAGACGGAAAACGAAGTGGTGGCCACCTGCGACATACCGGGGCTGGAGAAAAAAGAAGACGTCCATATCGAAGTTGACCGCAATAGGTTGACGGTCAGCGGAACCGTCAATCGGGTCAACGAGGTGAAGGAGGAGCACATGCACCGGCAGGAACGCTTCGTCGGGCGGTTTCACCGGTCCATCTCGCTGCCTGCGGACGTATCATCCGAAGGCGTGACGGCCAGTTACAGAAACGGCGTGCTTGAGGTGCGCATGCCGAAGCTGAAGGGCGACTCGAAGAAACGGATCGACGTTCAATTTCATTAA